The segment AAGCCTGGCCGTCGTGCAGGGGTGTCACATGATGGGGATTTCGAGCAGTGCCGGAGTCCAGTCGCGAGTCCTGTCCGACCTCCACGACCCGCTCGACGATCGAGACGTAGTCTGCGGAAGCAGATCGAGGAGGCCACGGTGACGGTGCCCGAGTTGACAGCTACCGACCAGGTCGGACGGCCGTGGCGACTGTCGAACCATCTCGACGCGGCGGCACTGATCGTCACGCTCCGCGGAGACTGGTGACCGTACTGCCACGGCCAGCTGGTCAGCCTGGCCCAGAGACACGGCGAGTTCCTCGACACGGGCGTGCGTCTGTACGCGGTGTCGGTCGATCCTCCGCGTCAGAACTCGGCGATGATCGAGAAGCTGCATCTCCCGTTCCCGTTCCTGAGCGACCCGGATCGCGACCGCATGATCGGCCCGTTGGGCGTCTCCGATGAACACGACCCGCGGCGGATCGCCCGGCCGGCGATGATCCTCGTGCGTCCCGGAGGCGAGGAGGCGTGGCGGTTCGTGTCGCGTGACTTCGCCGACCGCCTTCCCGAGGACGAGGTCCTCGAGCAGGCCCGCACACTCGAGCTCCCGGCGACATCGCAGGAACCGCCCACGACGGGCGATCCGGAGCCGGGCCCGAAGGCGATGCCACTGACGGACCTTCCCGTGTACTTCCGGGGCGCGAAGTTCGCGGCCAAGGCGATGGGCCTGCGGCACCCGGCGGCCAAGGACGACGCCGACCGGCTGTTCGACCAGATGGACGGTTACATGCGCGTGGTGCGCGAGTTCCGGGAGGCCACGGGCGCGTAG is part of the Actinomycetota bacterium genome and harbors:
- a CDS encoding peroxiredoxin family protein, encoding MVSLAQRHGEFLDTGVRLYAVSVDPPRQNSAMIEKLHLPFPFLSDPDRDRMIGPLGVSDEHDPRRIARPAMILVRPGGEEAWRFVSRDFADRLPEDEVLEQARTLELPATSQEPPTTGDPEPGPKAMPLTDLPVYFRGAKFAAKAMGLRHPAAKDDADRLFDQMDGYMRVVREFREATGA